TGGGGGCGGTCGTGGACGACTTGAGTTGGCCTGAAGTAGTTGGCACCCTTGCCGGGGATGACACTATCTTCGTGGTGGTGAAACCCAGGGACGCTGTTGCGGAAGTCATGGCAAGGCTGAACCGGTTCAGGAGATAGCCCAAGCCCAAGGGGGCGGCCGTTGTGCTTGCGGAACTCAGGGTCAGAGACTACGCCCTCATAGACGAACTGGCGGTCGAGTTCGGGGCGGGCCTGAACGTGATCACCGGGGAGACGGGGGCAGGCAAGTCACTGGTTATCGACTGTGTCGGCCTCGCCATCGGGGGGAGAGCCTCGGCTGAGATGATCCGATCCGGCCGGGAGACCGCCGTAGTGGAGGCGGTTTTCGAGATTCCGGGCCTAGAGTCCGTAGCCGAGACCCTCGTTGGGTGTGGTATCGACCCAGAACCCGACGGTACCCTCTTGGTGACCCGCGAGATCTCCCGTACGGGCAGGAACAGGTGCAGGGTGAACGGGAGTGCGGTCACGCTGTCGACTCTCTCCGCAATCGGCGAACAGCTGGTGGACATCTACGGGCAACACGAACACCAGTCACTCGCCAGGCCCGGTAGGCACATTAGCCTTCTCGATTCGTTCGGAGGGGAGGACCTCTCCTGCCTTCTGGCGGGGTTCCGTGAGCTCCACTCCAGGTGGCGCGCAATCTCCTCCGAGCTGTCCGATTTGCGCTCGCGTGCGAGGGAACGCGAGCACCGCATCGATCTTCTGACATTTCAAGCCTCTGAGATCGAGTCCGCCCGCCTGTCACCCGACGAGGACGTCCAGCTCCAGGCGGAGAAAACGGTCCTCACCAACGCTGAACGGCTGTACGACGCGGTGAACCGCGCCTACGCCCTCATCTACGAGTCTGCAGAGGGGCATTCCCGCGCTGCCCAGGACTCAGTGGGGGATGCCGTGACCCTTCTTCAGTCGGCCGCGAAGATGGATCCCGCACTGTCGCCACTCCGAGATACTCTTCAGGCAGCATACCTTCAGCTGGCGGAGGCAGCGCGTGCCCTTCGTGCCTACCGTGATTCCGTAGACTTCAGCCCCGCCCGGCTTGAACAGGTGGAGGAGAGGTTGGCGCTGATCGCCCGGCTGAAGAGGAAGTACGGGGGCACTCTGTCCGAGGTTATTGAGCACGGCCGTGCCGCCCGGGCTGAACTCGAAAGGACGGCCGGAGTGGACCGTAGGGCTTCTGAGCTTGAGCGGGAGATTGCGGCAGTCGAGGCGGCGATGGGTGAGGCCGCGTCAGCTCTATCCAGTGCAAGGGCTCGCGTAGCGCGCGTGCTCGAGGAGCGAGTCTGTGAGCAACTGACCGGCCTGTCCATGCCCAATGCCACCTTCAGCGTACACCTCGCGCGGAGACGTGGACCGGGTGAGATCTTGGTCGAGGGTGAGCCGTGCGCCCCGCGGGCAGACGGTGTCGACGAAGTGGAGTTCCTATTCTCAGCGAACCGGGGGGAGGCCCTTGGCCCGCTTGCCAAAATCGCCAGCGGAGGCGAGCTTTCCCGGGTCATGCTCGCCATCAAGTCAGTGCTTGCAGTGGTGGATGACATGCCGACCATGGTCTTCGATGAGATAGACCAGGGAGTCGGCGGGGAGGCGTCTGTCGCGGTGGCGGGCAGGCTCAAAGAGATCGGAAGAGTCCGGCAAGTCCTGGTCGTGACTCATCTCCCTCAGATAGCGGCGGTCGCAGACCATCATCTGACGGTGGCAAAAGCTGAGTCCGGCGGCCGTACCGCTGTCATGGCCCGTGCCTTGTCGGCTGAAGATCGGGTGGCGGAGGTCGCGCGGATGCTGGGAGGGGACAACCCTACCCCGGTCACAGTCGCCCATGCCCGGGAGATGCTCCGCCGTTTCCACCCACTGTTTCCCTGAAGTCGTGTTCTCCCACTGCAGGAAGGATTTGTGTTGTCTTTGTTGAAATCCTGATAAGCCAAAGGAATATGCGGGGAGGGAAGGGCCCGGGGCGGGTCTTCGGCCGAGCGACCTCGGGCCGCCGTCTGTGAGGATCTACGACCACCCTGTACTGGAGTCCAAACGCGGGCGGGAGGTGAAGTTCAGCCTGGACGGCAGAGACATGACAGGCATAGAGGGTGAGCCCATAGCCGCGGCACTGCATGCGGCGGGCGTGAGAATCCTCCGTCGCAGCCCCAACACTGGGCGCGCTCGGGGGTTCTTTTGTGCCATAGGGAATTGCTCGTCGTGTCTCATGACCGTGGACGGTGTCCCCAACGTCAGGGTTTGTGTCGAGCCGCTCCGTGAGGGAATGGCTGTGATAACCCAGGAAGGCAAAGGTGATCTGGTTGAGAGAAGTTGACGTCCTCGTCGTGGGCGCGGGGCCGGCCGGTCTCGCTGCGGCGTGCGCCTGTGCAGAAGCAGGTGCCCGGACACTTGTCGTAGACGCAAACGACGTTCCGGGCGGGCAACTGATCAAGCAGACCCACAAGTTCTTCGGATCGGAAAGACAATTCGCCGGGACTAGAGGAATCCAGATTCCCGGCATTTTTGCGAGCAAATTGGGACCAGTCGGAAATGCCCAAATGCTGTTGGGCGCGAACG
This region of Bacillota bacterium genomic DNA includes:
- the recN gene encoding DNA repair protein RecN, which encodes MLAELRVRDYALIDELAVEFGAGLNVITGETGAGKSLVIDCVGLAIGGRASAEMIRSGRETAVVEAVFEIPGLESVAETLVGCGIDPEPDGTLLVTREISRTGRNRCRVNGSAVTLSTLSAIGEQLVDIYGQHEHQSLARPGRHISLLDSFGGEDLSCLLAGFRELHSRWRAISSELSDLRSRAREREHRIDLLTFQASEIESARLSPDEDVQLQAEKTVLTNAERLYDAVNRAYALIYESAEGHSRAAQDSVGDAVTLLQSAAKMDPALSPLRDTLQAAYLQLAEAARALRAYRDSVDFSPARLEQVEERLALIARLKRKYGGTLSEVIEHGRAARAELERTAGVDRRASELEREIAAVEAAMGEAASALSSARARVARVLEERVCEQLTGLSMPNATFSVHLARRRGPGEILVEGEPCAPRADGVDEVEFLFSANRGEALGPLAKIASGGELSRVMLAIKSVLAVVDDMPTMVFDEIDQGVGGEASVAVAGRLKEIGRVRQVLVVTHLPQIAAVADHHLTVAKAESGGRTAVMARALSAEDRVAEVARMLGGDNPTPVTVAHAREMLRRFHPLFP
- a CDS encoding (2Fe-2S)-binding protein produces the protein MRIYDHPVLESKRGREVKFSLDGRDMTGIEGEPIAAALHAAGVRILRRSPNTGRARGFFCAIGNCSSCLMTVDGVPNVRVCVEPLREGMAVITQEGKGDLVERS